The Streptomyces sp. NBC_00162 genome window below encodes:
- a CDS encoding ABC transporter ATP-binding protein, whose translation MNASSPPPAVELHGITKRFPGVVANKDIAITVRKGTVHALIGENGAGKSTLMKILYGMQKPDEGTIAIDGEQVSFHSPGDAIARGIGMVHQHFMLADNLTVLENVVLGGEKLYGIGAKARKKIKEISDAYGLGVRPDALVEDLGVADRQRVEILKVLYRGARILILDEPTAVLVPQEVDALFDNLRELKAEGLTVIFISHKLGEVLKVADDITVIRRGTTVGTADPKTATTKQLAELMVGAELPSPETRESTVTDVPILKVAGLTRTADDSVIAEPEILVRQAPEDSTLHEHVEAGRLLLDDVTFTIHKGEILGIAGVEGNGQTELIEALMGMNPADTGVITLDGRDITKVPVRERREGGIGYIPEDRHRHGLLLESPLWENRILGHVTEAPNSKRGILDTKAARKDTERIVREYDVRTPGIEVTAASLSGGNQQKLIVGREMSHNPKFLIAAHPTRGVDVGAQAQIWDAIRKARHEGLAVLLISADLDELIGLSDTLRVIYRGRLVADADPATVTPEELGTAMTGAASGHLEATDNHSAAGTAPGTDAPEDEAR comes from the coding sequence ATCAACGCGTCCAGCCCGCCCCCCGCCGTAGAACTGCACGGCATCACCAAGCGCTTCCCCGGCGTCGTCGCCAACAAGGACATCGCGATCACCGTCCGCAAGGGCACGGTCCATGCCTTGATCGGCGAGAACGGCGCCGGCAAGTCGACCCTGATGAAGATCCTCTACGGCATGCAGAAGCCGGACGAGGGCACCATCGCCATCGACGGGGAGCAGGTCTCCTTCCACAGCCCCGGCGACGCCATCGCCCGCGGCATCGGCATGGTGCACCAGCACTTCATGCTCGCCGACAACCTCACCGTCCTGGAGAACGTGGTTCTCGGCGGCGAGAAGTTGTACGGCATCGGCGCCAAGGCCCGTAAGAAGATCAAGGAGATCTCGGACGCGTACGGCCTCGGCGTGCGTCCCGACGCCCTGGTCGAGGACCTCGGTGTCGCAGACCGCCAGCGCGTGGAGATCCTCAAGGTCCTCTACCGCGGCGCCAGGATCCTCATCCTCGACGAGCCGACCGCCGTGCTCGTGCCGCAGGAGGTGGACGCACTCTTCGACAACCTGCGCGAGCTCAAGGCCGAGGGCCTGACCGTCATCTTCATCTCGCACAAGCTGGGCGAGGTGCTGAAGGTCGCCGACGACATCACCGTCATCCGGCGCGGCACCACGGTCGGCACCGCCGACCCGAAGACCGCCACCACCAAGCAGCTCGCCGAGCTGATGGTCGGCGCGGAGCTGCCCTCGCCGGAGACCCGCGAGTCGACCGTGACGGACGTCCCGATACTGAAGGTGGCGGGCCTGACCCGCACCGCGGACGACTCCGTCATCGCCGAGCCGGAGATCCTGGTGCGCCAGGCCCCGGAGGACTCCACCCTCCACGAGCACGTCGAAGCCGGCCGTCTCCTGCTGGACGACGTCACCTTCACCATCCACAAGGGCGAGATCCTCGGCATCGCCGGTGTCGAGGGCAACGGCCAGACCGAGCTGATCGAAGCCCTCATGGGCATGAACCCCGCCGACACGGGCGTGATCACGCTGGACGGCCGGGACATCACGAAGGTTCCGGTGCGCGAGCGCCGCGAGGGCGGCATCGGCTACATCCCCGAGGACCGCCACCGGCACGGCCTGCTGCTCGAGTCCCCGCTGTGGGAGAACCGCATCCTCGGCCACGTCACCGAGGCGCCCAACTCCAAGCGCGGCATCCTCGACACGAAGGCGGCCCGCAAGGACACCGAGCGGATCGTGCGCGAGTACGACGTCCGCACGCCCGGCATCGAGGTCACCGCGGCCTCGCTCTCCGGCGGCAACCAGCAGAAGCTGATCGTCGGCCGCGAGATGAGCCACAACCCGAAGTTCCTCATCGCCGCCCACCCCACCCGCGGTGTGGACGTCGGTGCGCAGGCGCAGATCTGGGACGCGATCCGCAAGGCCCGCCACGAGGGCCTGGCCGTCCTGCTCATCTCCGCGGACCTGGACGAGCTCATCGGCCTGTCCGACACCCTGCGCGTGATCTACCGCGGCCGCCTGGTCGCGGACGCCGACCCCGCGACCGTCACCCCGGAGGAGCTCGGCACCGCCATGACGGGCGCCGCCTCCGGGCACCTGGAAGCAACCGACAACCACTCCGCCGCCGGTACCGCGCCCGGTACCGATGCACCGGAGGACGAGGCCCGATGA
- a CDS encoding BMP family lipoprotein: protein MRRITRIATVGLASAALALSATACGGKNSSDTGSSDSKDASAAIAYDIGGRGDQSFNDAAYAGLQKAESDLKIKGAEAEPTDGEGEADKVQRLTELARKGNNPVIGVGFAYAPAIKKVAPKFPNTTFGIIDDTSVTGPNIANLVFNEEQGSYLAGVAAAKVSKTGTVGFIGGVEVPLIKKFEAGFTQGVKDTNPNAKVLSQYLTQPPNFDGFAKPDLGKAAAQGQLDAGADVVYAAAGLAGSGAIEAASAKGKWAIGVDSDQYNQAGLSKYKDAILTSVTKDVEDSVFNLIKSVKDGKPTTGEIRYGLDKDGVGLADSNPKYKEMTDVIAAVEKAKAEIIAKKINVKTAP from the coding sequence TTGCGCCGGATCACCAGGATCGCCACCGTGGGCCTCGCGTCCGCTGCGCTGGCCCTCTCGGCCACCGCCTGTGGCGGTAAGAACTCGTCGGACACCGGATCTTCGGACTCGAAGGACGCCAGCGCCGCCATCGCGTACGACATCGGTGGCCGCGGCGACCAGTCGTTCAACGACGCCGCTTACGCCGGCCTGCAGAAGGCCGAGTCGGACCTGAAGATCAAGGGCGCCGAGGCGGAGCCCACCGACGGCGAGGGCGAGGCCGACAAGGTCCAGCGCCTCACCGAGCTGGCCCGCAAGGGCAACAACCCGGTCATCGGCGTCGGTTTCGCCTATGCCCCGGCCATCAAGAAGGTCGCGCCGAAGTTCCCGAACACCACGTTCGGCATCATCGACGACACCTCGGTGACCGGCCCGAACATCGCCAACCTCGTCTTCAACGAGGAGCAGGGCTCCTACCTGGCCGGCGTCGCCGCCGCCAAGGTGTCCAAGACCGGCACGGTCGGCTTCATCGGCGGTGTCGAGGTTCCGCTGATCAAGAAGTTCGAGGCGGGCTTCACGCAGGGCGTCAAGGACACCAACCCGAACGCCAAGGTGCTGTCCCAGTACCTGACCCAGCCGCCGAACTTCGACGGTTTCGCCAAGCCCGACCTCGGCAAGGCCGCCGCGCAGGGTCAGCTCGACGCGGGCGCCGACGTGGTCTACGCCGCCGCCGGTCTGGCCGGCTCCGGTGCCATCGAGGCCGCCTCGGCCAAGGGCAAGTGGGCCATCGGCGTCGACTCCGACCAGTACAACCAGGCCGGTCTGTCGAAGTACAAGGACGCCATCCTGACCTCGGTCACCAAGGACGTCGAGGACTCGGTCTTCAACCTGATCAAGTCGGTCAAGGACGGCAAGCCGACCACCGGTGAGATCCGTTACGGCCTGGACAAGGACGGCGTCGGCCTGGCCGACTCCAACCCGAAGTACAAGGAGATGACCGACGTCATCGCCGCGGTGGAGAAGGCCAAGGCCGAAATCATCGCCAAGAAGATCAACGTCAAGACCGCCCCGTAA
- a CDS encoding amidohydrolase: MSRESQTAQPAVSERPELPGKLPDHLRAELIAFRRDLHMYPELGHQEFRTTAAIKARLEKAGLRPRVLKSGTGLVCDVGTWDGVRPMLALRADIDALPIPDAKTHVSYRSTFPDRAHACGHDVHTAIVLGAGLVLAELDRQGLLPRPVRLLFQPAEEVLPGGATDAIESGVLDGVGKMIAVHCDPRVDAGRIGLRPGPITSACDRLEVTLSGSGGHTARPHLTTDLVTAAARVAVDVPALLTRRMDARSGMSVTWGRIEAGHACNVIPMHAELSGTVRCLDLNAWHEAPDMIHAAIDEVATMHGAKFEINHVRGVPPVVNDPVITELLREAMTVRCGAGSVEDTEQSLGGEDFSWYLEHVPGAMARLGVRRPGDTAKHDLHRGDFDVDESAIAVGVEFFTAAALLDGRRPGVVR; the protein is encoded by the coding sequence ATGTCCCGCGAGTCCCAGACCGCCCAGCCCGCCGTGTCCGAGCGGCCCGAGCTGCCCGGCAAGCTTCCGGACCACCTGCGTGCCGAACTGATCGCCTTCCGCCGGGACTTGCACATGTACCCGGAGCTCGGACACCAGGAATTCCGCACCACGGCGGCGATCAAGGCCCGGCTCGAAAAAGCCGGCCTGCGCCCACGGGTGCTGAAGTCCGGAACCGGCCTGGTCTGTGACGTGGGGACCTGGGACGGCGTACGGCCGATGCTGGCCCTGCGCGCGGACATCGACGCCCTGCCCATCCCGGATGCCAAGACGCACGTCTCGTACCGCTCGACCTTCCCGGACCGCGCCCACGCCTGCGGCCACGACGTGCACACCGCGATCGTCCTCGGCGCCGGACTGGTCCTCGCCGAGCTCGACCGCCAGGGCCTGCTGCCCCGCCCCGTGCGCCTGCTCTTCCAGCCCGCCGAGGAAGTGCTCCCGGGCGGGGCCACCGACGCCATCGAGTCCGGGGTCCTGGACGGTGTGGGGAAGATGATCGCCGTGCACTGCGACCCCCGGGTCGACGCCGGGCGGATCGGGCTGCGGCCCGGCCCCATCACCTCCGCGTGCGACCGGCTGGAGGTCACCCTCTCCGGCTCCGGCGGGCACACCGCCCGCCCGCACCTGACCACCGACCTGGTGACGGCCGCCGCCCGGGTGGCCGTGGACGTCCCGGCGCTGCTGACCCGCCGGATGGACGCGCGCTCTGGCATGTCGGTCACCTGGGGCCGGATCGAGGCCGGGCACGCCTGCAACGTGATCCCGATGCACGCCGAGCTGTCCGGAACCGTACGGTGCCTGGACCTGAACGCCTGGCACGAGGCGCCGGACATGATCCACGCGGCGATCGACGAGGTCGCGACGATGCACGGGGCCAAGTTCGAGATCAACCACGTCCGCGGGGTGCCCCCGGTGGTCAACGACCCGGTGATCACGGAACTGCTGCGCGAGGCGATGACGGTCCGCTGCGGCGCCGGGTCGGTCGAGGACACCGAGCAGAGCCTGGGCGGCGAGGACTTCTCCTGGTACCTCGAGCATGTCCCGGGTGCCATGGCCCGCCTGGGTGTGCGCCGGCCCGGGGACACCGCCAAGCACGACCTGCACCGGGGCGACTTCGACGTGGACGAGTCAGCCATCGCCGTCGGCGTCGAGTTCTTCACGGCCGCCGCCCTGCTGGACGGGCGGCGCCCGGGAGTCGTCAGGTAA